The window GGTTGCTCGTAACTTTGCCCTCAATCTTTATCGCTCCAATGCGTTCTCCAATATGGCTCAGGCTCAACGCTTTTGTCAGTTCGGATTAGACACACTAAAGCTTCTATTTAGAATGAAATAGCCCTGGCTCGAATTGTTCTTGAAAACTATTTGATAAACGATGCAATCCTCCTTTAGCTTCAATAGTATTATAAAAAGCCTTTCTTATCATTTTAGGGTTGCCTTCTTCTAGTACAACTTCAA of the Lusitaniella coriacea LEGE 07157 genome contains:
- a CDS encoding helix-turn-helix domain-containing transcriptional regulator, with translation MPESISYHAESIKSLKDPSEAAIYLEVVLEEGNPKMIRKAFYNTIEAKGGLHRLSNSFQEQFEPGLFHSK